The genomic DNA TCGGTGCGCAGGATCAGGCCGGTGTGCAGGGTGATCCGGTCCCGGGGGACGGTGATGTGCACGCCCTTGGAGGCGCGCACGCGCAGGCCTCCCTGGGTGGCCGCCAGCTCGCCCGTCTCGTCGGTCCACACTCCGGTGGCGTTGATCACCTGGCGGGCCCGCACCACGATCTCGTCGTCGCTCTGCAGGTCGCGCACCCGCGCGCCGGTGACCCGGCCGTCGTCGCGGACCAGCCCGGTCACCCGTGCCCTGGTCGCCACCGCGGCGCCGTACTGGGCGGCGGTGCGGGCCAGCGTCATCGCGAAGCGCGCGTCGTCGACCTGGGCGTCGTGGTACTGGACGGCGCCGACGAGAGCCTGCGCGTTGAGGGACGGCGCGGCGGCGAGCGCGCGGCGCCGGCTCAGGTGACGGTGCCGGGGCAGGGTGCGGGCGCCGTCGAGCAGGTCGTAGAGGGCGATGCCCGCGCCGACGTAGAACCGCTCCCAGAGCCGGTGCCGCAGCGGGAACAGGAACGGCACCGGGCGCACCAGGTGGGGGGCCAGCCGGGTCAGCAACAGGTCACGTTCCTTGAGCGCCTCCCTGACCAGCCGGAAGTCGAGCTGTTCGAGGTATCTCAGGCCACCGTGGATGAGCTTGCTGGAGCGGCTGGAGGTGCCGGCCGCCCAGTCCTGGGCCTCGACCACGGCGACCGAGAGGCCACGGGACACCGCGTCGAGCGCCACCCCTGCCCCGACGACACCGCCGCCGACGACCAGCACGTCGAACTCGCTCTCGCCCATCCGCCGCAGCGCTTCCGCGCGGTACGCCGGTCCCAGCGGTACAGATGTCACAGTAAAGCTCCTCATTTCATGAAAGTCAGGAAGAGGGCCCGGGGGCACCCGCCCCCGGGCGTCGCCCCGGCTCAGCCGACGTCGACCCAGTCGAGGGTGCGGGTGACGGCCTTCTTCCAGGTGGCGTAGGCCGTGTCACGCTGGTCCTGCGACCACTGGGGCTCCCAGCGGCGGTCCTCCTGCCAGTTCTGCTTGAGCTCCTCGCAGGACTTCCAGAAGCCGACCGCCAGGCCGGCCGCGTAGGCCGCGCCCAGCGCGGTGGTCTCGGCCACCACGGGCTTGGAGACCGGCACGCCCAGGACGTCGGCCTGGATCTGCATGCACAGATCGTTGGCGGTGACGCCGCCGTCCACCCGGAGCACGTCGAGGGCGACTCCGGAGTCCTGGCGCATCGCCTCGACGACGTCACGGCTCTGGTAGCAGATCGACTCCAGGGTGGCCCGGGCGATGTGCGCGTTGTTGTTGTAGCGCGACAGCCCGACGATGGCGCCGCGGGCGTCCGAGCGCCAGTACGGGGCGAACAGCCCGGAGAAGGCGGGCACGAAGAACACGCCGCCGTTGTCGTCCACCTGCCGGGCCAGCGACTCGCTCTGGCTCGCCCCGGAGATGATGCCGAGCTGGTCGCGCAGCCACTGCACGGCCGAGCCGGTCACCGCGATCGAGCCCTCCAGCGCGTACACCGGCGCCTGGTCGCCGAGCTGGTAGCAGACCGTGGTGAGCAGGCCGTGCTGCGAGCGCACCGGGGTGGTGCCGGTGTTGAGCAGCAGGAAGTTGCCGGTGCCGTAGGTGTTCTTGGCCGTGCCGACCTCGAAGCACACCTGGCCGACGGTGGCGGCCTGCTGGTCGCCGAGGACGCCCCCGAGCGTGACCTCACCGCCCAGCGGGCCGCCGGGCCGGGTGCGCCCGTACGCCTCCGCGTGGGAGGAGGGCACGATCGCCGGCAGCATCCGGCGCGGGATGCCGAAGAACGACAGGAGTTCGTCGTCCCAGTCGAGCGTCTCCAGATCCATCAGCATGGTGCGGCTGGCGTTGGTGGGGTCGGTGACGTGCAGGCCGCCGTCGACGCCGCCGGTGAGGTGCCACAGCAGCCACGTGTCGGTGGTGCCGAAGATCGCGTCGCCGGCCTCGGCCGCTTCGCGCACCCCGTCGACGTTCTCCAGGATCCACTGGATCTTCCCGCCGGAGAAGTACGTCGCCGGGGGCAGGCCCGCCTTTCGGCGGATGACGTCGCCCTTGCCCTCGCGGTCCAGGGCCGAGGCGATCCGGTCGGTGCGGGTGTCCTGCCAGACGATGGCGTTGTAGTACGGCCGGCCGGTGCGGCGGTTCCACACCACCGTGGTCTCGCGCTGGTTGGTGATGCCCAGCGCGGCCAGGTCGGAGGCGCTGAGGCTCGCCTTGTTCAGCGTGGTCTCGATGACCGCCCGGGTGCGCTCCCAGATCTCGGTCGGGTTGTGCTCCACCCAGCCGGCCTGGGGCAGGATCTGCTCGTGTTCGAGCTGGTGACGGGCGATCTCGTTGCCGCCGTGATCGAAGATCATGAAGCGGGTGCTCGTGGTGCCCTGGTCGACGGCTCCGACGAAGTCCGGCATGGAATCGTGCCTCCTAGAAAGGGGGTGGGAAGGGTCAGACGGTCTCGTACGAGGTCTTCTCCGGCACGCGGCCCGGCTCGGTGTCGTCGTCGACGGGCAGGAAACGGCCCACGAGAAGCTGGTAGAGGGCGGCGCCGATCAGGCCGCCGATGACGGGGGCCACGATGGGCACCCAGAAGTAGAGCTGACCGTACTGATCTTGCCAGGCGGTCTCGTACCCGGTGAGGAACGACGCCAGCCGGGGGCCGAAGTCGCGGGCGGGGTTGATGGCGTAGCCGGCGTTGGTGCCCCAGGCCATGCCGATCGCCACCACGAGCAGACCGATGATGAAGGGGGCGAGGTTGGCGAGCGGCGCGTTGTTGCGCATGTCCGTGATCGCGAGGATGAGGAACAGCAGGATCGCGGTGCCGATGATCTGGTCGCCGAAGGCGCCCCAGGTGCCGACCGGCAGGGTGCCGTTGCCCGGCAGCGTGGAGAAGACGCCCTGGGTCTTGATGGTGAGGCCGGGGTCGGCCTTGGTCAGCACCTCGGCGTAGTTGAAGCGGACGAGGAGCGCGGCGACGAACGCCCCCACGGTCTGCGCCAGCACGTAGGGGGCCACCTTGCGCCAGGAGAAGCCCTTGAACGCCGCCAGCGCGATGGTGACGGCGGGATTGAGGTGCGCGCCGCTGGTCCGGGCGGCGACGTAGACGCCGAGGGTCACGCCGAGACCCCACGCCCACGCGATGCTGTCGTGATCTCCGATGCCGGCCGCCGCGACCTGCGCCACCACGCCGACCCCGAACAGGATCAGGATCATGGTGCCCGCGAACTCGGCGGCCATCTCCCCGAGCAGTCCTCGGGCTTTGAGCCGTTCCGCCATGGTTTCCTCCTCACCCGCCTCGCTACCGCGCCAGAGCAGGCGTCGTCGCAGGCAGGACGTCCGGTGAGGCGCTGGGGTGCCTCACAGCTGACTGGAAGCTAGGTGAGGAAAACGGGCGGGTCAACGGCAAGGTGCCGACAATGTCGAACACTAGTCAGCTATGACATACCGGTTTATCGTCTAGGGGCTATGACCCAGCCCACAGTTCTTCCAGTATGAGCGGGTATGCGTAGATTTTCCGGTTGGCTCTGCCGACAATGTCGAACAACGACCGGGGGAGGGCTACGCTCTGGACCGTGCCAGGTCCAGTGCAGTCCATCCAGCGGGGAGCGGCGATCCTGCGTCTGCTCGCCCGCAGCTCCGGCAGGCTCGGCGTGGGAGAGATCGCCACCTCGCTGGGCCTGCCACGCGGCACGGCCCACGGCCTGCTGCGCACCCTGCAGTTGGTCGGCTTCGTGGAGCAGGACGACGCGACGGGCAAGTACCAGCTCGGGGCCGCCCTGCTCCACCTCGGCACGAGCTACCTGGACGTCAACGAGCTCCGCTCCCGCGCGATCAACTGGGCGGACGCGCTCGCGGCGCGGAGCTGCGAATCCGTGAAGATCGGCACCGTCCTCGACGGCCAGGTCCTCGTGGTGCACCACGTCTTCCGCCCCGACGACTCGTTGCAGACGCTCGACGTCGGCTCCCTGCTGCCGATGCACGCCACCGCGCTGGGCAAGGTGCTGCTGGCCTTCGACTCGGGCGCCGCCGCCACACTCGGCAACGGCCCGCTCGACGCGTTCACCCGCCGCACCATCGTCGCGCCCAAGGCACTGGCCCGCGCCCTCGCCGCCATCCGCGAGGTGGGCTGGGCCGCCTCGGTGGAGGAGATGACCGTGGGAGAGGCGGCCATCGCGGCGCCCATCCGCGGCCACGGCGGTCTGGTGGTCGGGGCCATCGGGATCACCGGCGCCGTCGAACGGGTCTGCGACGCCAAAGGCCAGCCCAACACCACCCTGGTGACGTTCGTGCGCGACGCCGCGCGCGCGGTGTCCCGGGACCTCGGTGCCTCACGCTGGTAGACAGCCACTTCCACACCTACCGAGGTGAACGACATGGTCATGCGCTATGTGATGTCCATCGACCAAGGTACGACGTCGACGCGGTGCATCATCTTCGACCAGCAGGGGCGCCTGGTGTCGGTGACGCAGCGCGAGCACCGCCAGCACTTCCCGCGTCCCGGCTGGGTCGAGCACGACGCCATGGAGATCTGGCGCAACCTGGAGCGCATCGCCCCCGAAGCCCTCCGGCAGGCCGGCGTCGGCCTGGAGGAGATCGCGGCGATCGGCATCGCCAACCAGCGCGAGACCACCCTGCTGTGGGACCGGCGGACCGGGCTGCCGCTCCGGCGAGCCATCGTCTGGCAGGACACCCGGACCAACGCCCTGGTCGACGAGCTGGCGGCCCGTCCCGAGGCGTCGATGGTGCAGAAACGCTGCGGCCTGCCGCTCGCCACCTACTTCTCGGCCCCGCGCATCCGCTGGCTGTTCGACGCGACACCGGGGCTGCGCGAGCGGGCCGAGCGCGGTGAGGTGCTGTTCGGCACGATGGAGAGCTGGCTGATCTGGAACCTCACCGGCGGACCCGATGGCGGGCTGCACCTGACCGACGTCACCAACGCGAGCCGCACCCTGCTGATGGACCTGGCCACCCTGGAGTGGGACGCCGAACTGCTCGACTTCTTCGGCGTGCCGCGGGCGATGCTGCCGCAGATCCGCCCGTCCACCGAGACGTACGGCGTGGCCAGCCGGGTCCTGCCCGGCGTGCGCATCGGCGCCGCGCTCGGCGACCAGCAGGCGGCGCTGTTCGGCCAGACCTGCTTCGCGCCGGGCGAGGCCAAGTGCACCTACGGCACCGGCAGCTTCCTCATGCTCAACACCGGCAACGAGCCGGTCCGCTCCTCCCACGGCCTGCTCACCACGGTCGGCTACCAGGTGGGCGCCCAGCCGGCCGTGTACGCCCTGGAAGGGCCGATCGCCGTGACGGGCGCGCTGGTGCAGTGGTTCCGCGACGGGCTCGGCCTGATCAACAGCGCCGCGGAGATCGAGACGCTGGCCAAGACCGTGGACGACAACGGCGGCTGCTACATCGTCCCCGCGTTCGCAGGGCTGTTCGCCCCGCACTGGCGCAGCGAGGCCCGCGGCGTGATCGTCGGCCTGACCTCGTACATCACCAAGGGGCATCTCGCCCGCGCGGTGCTGGAGGCGACCGCCTGGCAGACCCGCGAGGTCGTCGACGCGATGAACGCCGACTCCGGGCTGGCCCTGCGCACCCTCAAGGTGGACGGCGGCATGACCGCCGACAACCTGCTCATGCAGTACATCGCCGACGTTCTGGATGTACCGGTGGTGCGTCCCATGGTGGCCGAGACCGTGTCGCTCGGCGCCGCGTACGCCGCCGGGCTGGCCGTCGGCTACTGGCCGGACCTGGAGGGGCTGCGCCGCAACTGGCACCGCGCCGCCCAGTGGCTGCCGGCCATGGAGCCCGAGCGCCGGGCGGCGGAGTACGACAACTGGTGCCGGGCGGTGGAGCGGAGCTTCGACTGGATGCGGCCGCGCGGCTGAGGCGTCAGCCGGGCAGCCGGTAGTCGAAGGCGTAGGAGTGGGAGCCGTCGGGGGCGACGGCGATCTCCATCTCGCCCCGGATGCCGCGCAGCCCGCCGGTGCCGGAGTCGGGGACGACGGTGACGCGCAGCGACCGCTCCCCCTCGTCGCTGACCGCGTTGTGCTGGACGACGAACGAGCCCGTGCGGCCGCGCAACGTCCCCTCGATCCGCTCGACCGCCACGTACGCGCGCGACTCCGCCACCTCGGTGGTCACCATCAGCATGTGCACCACCGACGTGGCGGTCAGGTCACCGCGGAACGTCTTGCTCAGCGTGACCTGCGCGAGCGCGACGCCGTCGCGGTCGTCGAAGGGCGGCCGGGCGTTCCAGTCGGCGGTGTCGAAGGGGCCTTGCGCGAATGTCATACGAAGCATCGTGCCGAAGATACCTGTCAGGTGGCGTCAGGTATGTCGACGAGCCGGCGCACGAAGTCGTTGCCGAACTTTCCGTCCGGATCGTACCTGCGCACCAGCTCCGCGAAGCGCGGCGGGCACGCCGGCCACCGGGTGAACAGCTTGCCCCAGTGCGGCCGCGGGTCGAACGGCGCCAGCGCGTCCTCCACCAGCCGCAGCACCGGACGCACCACGGCCCAGTCGCCGACCCAGGTGAAGTGCACGGCCACGCTGTCGCGGCCGTGGAACGGGCTGAGCCACAGGTCGTCCGCGGCGACCGTGCGCACCTCCGAGATCTGCAGCGCCGGCCGGATCCGGTCACCGAGGGCGTGCAGCGCGGCCAGCGCGTCGCCCAGGCAGGCCCTGGGCAGCGCGAACTCCGACTGCAGCTCGTCCCCGGCGCTGCTGGGCGGCGCCTCGGCCCGGAAGTGCGGCAGCCGCTCGTGCCACGGCCCCGGCACGCCGAGTTGCGCCGTGCAGGCGTCGGCCGGCATGCCCGGCACCGGGTGGCGCGGCCCGTCAGCCGGGCGGGCGCCCCACCGCTCACCGGCCGCCAACTCCTCGCGGCGCTTCAGCCACACGCGGACCGTGCTCCAGTCGGTGAACAGGCTGACGCTGTGGCCGGCGGCCAGGACCTCGTCGAACGGCGCGTCCCACGGCAGGTCCTCCAGGACGTACTGGCGCAGCTCGTAGGCGGGCACCACGTCGAGGGTGAGCGTCGTGACGACGCCGAGCGCCCCCAGCGCGACCACCGCGCCGGGGAAGTCGGCGTCGCCCCTCTCCAGCGTGACGAGCGAGCCGTCGGCGGTGACGAGCTCCAGCCCCGAGACCGCCGCCGACAGGCTCCGATTGCCGTCGCCGGAGCCGTGCGTGCCCGTCGCCACCGAACCCGCCACCGAGATGTGCGGCAGCGACGCCATGGCGGCCAGCGCGAACCCGCCGGCGTGCAGGGCGGCGGCCAGCCGGGCGTAGGTGACGCCCGCGCCGACCCGCACCCGCCCGGCCGCCCCGTCGAGCGCGATCTCCTGCGGCATGCGGTCCAGACGGACCAGCTCGCCGGAGGTGTCGGCCACGTCGCTGAAGGAGTGGCCGCTGCCCAGCGCCCGCACCCGGGGGCCGCCGGCGACGAGCCGCCGCAGTTCGTCCAGGGTGGCTGGCCGACGCACGCCGCCCGCGCGGAAGGCGACGTTGCCTGCCCAGTTGGTCACCCCGGCGGACGGTGCGGCCGCCACTACAGGCCCTGGGCCAGACGGTAGTAGGCCTGGTTCCAGCGCAGTTCCTTGGCGAACTGCCGGATCGTGGTGTCGGCGTCGATGACCAGCAGCTCCACGCCCAGCATGTCGGCCAGGTCGGTCAGCTCCTCGGTGCCGACCGCCGTGGACAGCACGGTGTGGTGCGGCGCGCCGGCGGTCAGCCACGCCTCGGTGCTGGTGCGCAGGTCGGGCCGGGGGCGCCAGACCGCTCGGGCGACCGGCAGCTCGGGCAGCGGCTCGGGCGGGGCCACGAGGTCGATCTCGTTGGCCACCAGCCGGAACCTGTCGCCCATGTCGGCCAGGCCGACCACCACGCCGGGGCCCGGCGTCGCGTCGAACACGAGCCGGACCGGGTCCTCCCGGCCGCCGATGCCGAGCGGGTGGATCTCGCAGGACGGCGTGCCGTCGGCGATCGACGGGCAGACCTCCAGCATGTGCGCGCCGAGGATGAGCTCCTCGCCCGGCGTCAGGTGGTAGGTGTAGTCCTCCATGAAGGACGTACCGCCTGGCGTCATGGCCTTGAGCGTACGCAGCAGCACCGAGGTCTTCCAGTCTCCCTCGCCGCCGAAGCCGTAGCCGTCGGCCATCAGCCGCTGCACGGCCAGGCCGGGAAGCTGCCGCAGCCCGCCGAGGTCCTCGAAGTTCGTGGTGAACGCCCTGAAGCCGCCTGCCTCCAGGAAGTGGCGCAGGCCCAGCTCGATCCGGGCGGCGTAGCGCAGCGACTCGCGCCGCTCCCCGAGCAGTTCGGGCGCCACCCGGTAGAGCTCCTCGTACTCCTTGACCAGGGAGTTCACGTCGGCGTCGGAGGCGGCGTCCACGGCCTCGACCAGGTCGTTCACGCCGTAGGTGTTGACCGAGACGCCGAAGCGGAGCTGCGCCTCCACCTTGTCGCCCTCGGTGACGGCGACGTCGCGCATGTTGTCGCCGAAACGGGCGAGCTTGAGCGTGCGCACCTCGGCCAGGCCGGTGGCGGCCCGCGCCCAGGCGAGGACGCGGTCGGCCACGTACGGGTCGCTCACGTGCCCGGCCACGGTCTTGCGCGCGACGCCCAGCCGCGTCTGGATGTGGCCGAACTCCCGGTCGCCGTGCGCCGCCTGGTTGAGGTTCATGAAGTCCATGTCGATGGAGCTCCACGGCAGCTCCACGTTGGCCTGCGTGTGCAGGTGGAGCAGCGGCTTGCGCAGCGCGTCGAGCCCGGCGATCCACATCTTGGCCGGCGAGAAGGTGTGCATCCAGGCGATCACCCCGGCGCACGTGTCGTCGGCGCTCGCCTCCAGCATGACGCGCCGGATCGCCGCCGCGTCGGTCAGCACGGGCTTCCACTCCACGGGCAGCGGGAGCGCCTCGGCGATGCGCCGCGACTGCTCGGCGACCTGCTGCAGCGTCTCCTCGCCGTACAGCCCCTGGCTGCCGGTCAGAAACCAGATGTTCAACGCGGGCTCCTTTGTCCATAGACGTTCTGGTAGCGGTCGTAGAGGCGGTCGACGTCGTCCTGCGCGATCTTCAGGGGCTCGCCGAGCTGCCGTGCGATGTGCACGGTGTGGGCCACGTCCTCGCACATGACGGCCGCCTTCACGGCGGCCTTCGGGTCCCTGCCGATCGTGAAGACGCCGTGGCTGCGCATCAGCACGGCCGGCGAACGGTGCCCCTTGAGCGTCTCGACGATGCCCTGGCCGATGGAGTCGTCGCCGATGAGCGCGAACGGCCCGACGGGGATCTCGCCGCCGAACTCGTCGGCCATCGCGGTGAGCACGCACGGGACGGCCTCGCCGCGGGCCGCCCAGGCGGTGGCGTAGGTGGAGTGGGTGTGCACGACGCCGCCGACCTCGGGCAGGTTGCGGTAGACGTAGGCGTGTGCGGCGGTGTCGCTGGACGGGGAGTGCGCCCCCTCGACCAGGTTGCCGTCGAGGTCGCAGACGACCATGGTGGCCGGCGACAGCTCGTCGTAGCTCACCCCCGACGGCTTGATGACGAACAGGTCCTCGCCGGGCACCCGGCCGGAGACGTTTCCGGCGGTCCAGGCCACGAGGTTGTTGCGCACCAGCTCGGCGTGCAGGTCGCTGATCGTCTTCCGCATGTCGGCGACGGTCATCCGTTGGCCTCGTTCCTGATCGCGCGCAGCGTGTGCAGCATCCGTCCGTCCCCGAAGTAGTCGTGCAGTGTGCGGTACTCGGCGTAGAGCCGGTCGTAGGCGTCGGCCCTGGCCTCGTCGGGCAGGTAGGCGTCGTCGCGCCGCGTGCCCATCGCGGCGGCGGCCTGCTGGATGTCGGCGTAGGCCCCCGCCGCGACGGCCGCGTGGATGGCCGAGCCGAGGGCCGGGCCCTGGTCGGAGCCGATCACCGACAGGGGGCGCCGCAGCACGTCGGCGTAGATCTGCATGAGGAACCGGTTCTTCAGCAGCCCGCCGGCGGCCACGAACTCCTCGACCGGCACGCCGGCCTTCTCGAACGTCTCGACGATCATCCGGGCGCCGAACGCGGTGGCCTCGATGAGGGCGCGGTAGACGTCCTCGGGCCGGGTGCTGAGCGTCTGGCCGACGATCACGCCGGACAGGTTGTGGTCCACCAGCACCGAGCGGTTGCCGTTGTGCCAGTCGAGCGCCACCAGCCCGTGCTCGCCCACCCGCTGGGCGGCGGCCAGCTCGGTCAGGTACGCGTGGACCGACAGGCCGCGCTCCTCGGCGGCCCGGGTGTAGGAGGCGGGCACGCCGTTGTCGACGAACCAGGCGAAGATGTCGCCCACGCCCGACTGGCCGGCCTCGTAGCCCCACAACCCCGGCACGATCCCGTCGCGGACGACGCCGCACATGCCGGGCACCTCGGCGAGCTGGTCGGAGGGCATCACGTGGCAGGTGGACGTGCCCATGATGGCGACCATCTGGCCGGGCCGGACCGCGTCGGCGGCGGCCGAGGTGACGTGCGCGTCGACGTTGCCGACGGCGATGGCGATGCCCTCGGGCAGCCCGGTCCACCCGGCGGCCTGCGCGGTCAGCCGGCCGGCGAGCCCGCCGAGGGGGGACAGCTCCTGGCCCAGCTTGGCGGTGAAGCCGGCGAAGCCCGGGTTGAGCGCGGTCAGGAACCCGGCGGAGGGGTAGCCGCCGTCCTGGAAGATCCCCTTGTAGCCGGCGGTGCAGACGTTGCGGGTCTCCACGCCGGTGAGCTGCCAGACGATCCAGTCGGCCGCCTCGATCCACCGGTCGGTCCTGGCGTAGACCTCGGGGTCCTCCTCCAGCACCTGCAACGCCTTGGCGAACTGCCACTCCGAGGAGATCTTGCCGCCGTAGCGCGGCAGCCACGTCTCGCCGCGCTCGGCGGCCAGCGCGTTGATCCGGTCGGCGTGCGCCTGCGCCGCGTGGTGCTTCCACAGCTTCGGCCAGGCGTGCGGCCGCTCGGGCGTCTCCTCGCACAGCGGCGTGCCGTCCGCCCTGGCCGGCAGCACGGTGCAGGCGGTGAAGTCGGTGCCGAGCCCGATCACCCGGGCGGGGTCGATCCCGGCGGCGGCCACGGCCTCGGGGACCGCGGTGCGCAGCACGTCGAGCCAGTCGTGCGGCGACTGGAGCGCCCAGTCGGGCGCCAGGCGCACGTCCGTGCCGGGCAGCCGGTCCTCGATGACACGGTGGGTGTACTCGTGGACGGCGGTGCCCAGCTCGGCCCCGTCGGACACGCGTACCACGACGGCGCGCCCCGACAGCGTCCCGAAGTCGACGCCGATCACATAGCTGTCGCTGTTAGCGCTCACACAACACTCCCCAAGGTCGGGCACGGCACAGCCGCACAACCGGTCACGTACGGCGCCGCGCCGAGAATAGACGCTGCAACAGGATGAAGACGAACAGCAGCAGGCCGATGAAGATCTTCGTCCACCACGAGCTCAGCGTGCCCTCGAAGCTGATGACGGTCTGGATCAGACCCAGCACCAGCACGCCCAGCACCGTGCCGAACAGAAATCCGGAGCCCCCGGTCAGCAGCGTGCCGCCGATGACGACCGCGGCGATCGCGTCGAGCTCCATGCCGACGGCGTGCAGGCCGTATCCCGAGAGCATGTAGAACGACAGCAGCACGCCGCCGAGCGCCGAGCAGAACCCGCTGATCGTGTAGACGGCGATCTTGGTGCGCCCGACGGGCAGGCCCATGAGCTGCGCCGACTGCTCGCTGCCGCCGGTGGCGTACACGGTCCGGCCGAGCCGCGTGTAGTGCAGCACGTACGCCGCCACCAGCACCACCACGGCCGCGACGAGCACGCTGGGCGAGATCCACAGGTCGGCGAACAGGTCGATCCTGGTCTGCGCGAACGCGGTGAACGTCGGGTCCTCGATCGGGATCGAGTCGGTGCCGATCGTGTAGCACAGGCCCCTGGCCAGGAACATCCCGGCCAG from Nonomuraea muscovyensis includes the following:
- the yjfF gene encoding galactofuranose ABC transporter, permease protein YjfF, which codes for MTPPAMTLDRGVLRAVPARYVPVLVTACLFVAMFVAGGVRYEGFASGQVILNVFIDNAFLLVVAVGMTFVILTGGIDLSVGSVVALSTMISASLMAGPGWPPYLVVPLVLLIGSTLGLVMGYIVHVFDIQPFIVTLAGMFLARGLCYTIGTDSIPIEDPTFTAFAQTRIDLFADLWISPSVLVAAVVVLVAAYVLHYTRLGRTVYATGGSEQSAQLMGLPVGRTKIAVYTISGFCSALGGVLLSFYMLSGYGLHAVGMELDAIAAVVIGGTLLTGGSGFLFGTVLGVLVLGLIQTVISFEGTLSSWWTKIFIGLLLFVFILLQRLFSARRRT